Proteins from one Panthera leo isolate Ple1 chromosome D1, P.leo_Ple1_pat1.1, whole genome shotgun sequence genomic window:
- the RELT gene encoding LOW QUALITY PROTEIN: tumor necrosis factor receptor superfamily member 19L (The sequence of the model RefSeq protein was modified relative to this genomic sequence to represent the inferred CDS: inserted 2 bases in 1 codon) — translation MPEWALAGFXDPWKTFLLEVSRSRFPIGLEAGDSWGPRMKLSLPHWPLSCLFVLLRWPLATPTSRTLWRCPPGEEPSLDLGQGTLCRSCPPGTFSASWGPGPCQPHARCSPRGRLEAQAGTATRDTLCGDCQPGWFATSGVPLVSCQPCSWTPLGTRSCYERGRRARRGVEVAAGASSAGDTRQLGNGTRAGGPEETAAQYAVIAIVPVFCLMGLLGILVCNLLKRKGYHCTAHKEVGPGPGGGGSGINPAYRAEDANEDTIGVLVRLITEKKENAAALEELLKEYHSKQLVQTSHRPVPRLPPGPPSMPHVCPHRHHLHTVQGLASLSGPCCSRCSQKKWPEVLLSPEAAAATTPTPRLLPNPARAPKAGAKAGRQGEITILSVGRFRVARIPEQRSSSAASEVKTVTEAGPSGGALPGSPQPGLPTEQQALLGSGGSHTKWLKPPAENKAEENRYVVRLNESNLVI, via the exons ATGCCTGAGTGGGCCCTTGCTGGCTT GGACCCCTGGAAGACTTTCCTCCTGGAAGTCTCAAGATCACGGTTCCCCATCGGCCTGGAG GCTGGTGACTCCTGGGGCCCGAGGATGAAGCTGAGCCTGCCACACTGGCCCCTGTCCTGCCTTTTTGTG CTGCTGCGCTGGCCTCTGGCCACTCCAACATCAAGGACCCTTTGGCGGTGCCCACCTGGGGAGGAGCCCAGCCTG GACCTGGGGCAGGGCACATTATGCAGGTCCTGTCCCCCCGGCACTTTCTCTGCTTCATGGGGCCCTGGCCCATGCCAACCCCACGCTCGCTGCAGCCCTCGAGGGAGGCTGGAGGCCCAGGCAGGCACAGCGACTCGAGACACCCTATGTGGAGACTGCCAGCCTGG GTGGTTTGCCACTTCAGGGGTCCCCCTTGTCTCCTGTCAGCCGTGCTCCTGGACACCTCTGGGTACTCGCAGCTGTTATG AGCGGGGACGACGGGCCCGACGTGGTGTGGAGGTGGCAGCAGGGGCCAGCAGTGCTGGGGATACGCGGCAGCTTGGGAATGGCACGCGGGCAGGTGGCCCTGAGGAGACAGCTGCCCAGTATGCGGTTATTGCCATCGTGCCTGTCTTCTGCCTCATGGGGCTGCTGGGCATCCTGGTGTGCAACCTGCTCAAGCGGAAAGGCTACCACTGCACGGCCCACAAGGAGGTTGGGCCCGGCCCTGGAGGTGGAGGCAGCG GGATCAACCCCGCCTACCGGGCTGAGGACGCCAATGAGGACACCATTGGGGTCCTAGTACGCCTGATCACCGAGAAGAAAG AGAATGCCGCGGCCCTGGAGGAGCTGCTGAAGGAGTATCACAGCAAACAGCTGGTGCAGACCAGCCACAGGCCCGTACCCAG GCTGCCGCCGGGTCCCCCCAGCATGCCACACGTCTGCCCACATCGCCATCACCTCCACACCGTGCAGGGCCTGGCTTCACTCTCTGGCCCCTGCTGCTCCCGCTGTAGCCAGAAGAAGTGGCCTGAGGTGCTGCTGTCCCCTGAGGCCGCAGCTGCCACTACTCCTACTCCCAGACTCCTGCCCAACCCGGCCAGGGCTCCCAAGGCTGGGGCCAAGGCAGGACGCCAGGGCGAGATCACCATCTTGTCTGTGGGCAG GTTCCGAGTGGCCCGAATTCCTGAGCAACGGTCAAGTTCAGCGGCCTCTGAAGTGAAGACTGTCACAGAGGCTGGGCCCTCAGGGGGTGCTCTCCCTGGCTCCCCACAACCTGGCCTCCCCACTGAGCAGCAGGCACTGCTGGGAAGTGGCGGAAGCCATACTAAGTGGCTGAAGCCCCCAGCAGAGAACAAGGCTGAG GAGAACCGCTATGTGGTCCGGCTAAATGAGAGCAACCTGGTCATCTGA